A region of Thermococcus piezophilus DNA encodes the following proteins:
- a CDS encoding ArnT family glycosyltransferase, producing MNQSEGTRVRPNIKVPDRYTGILILVTVGLIIVMAYKLFLQDTPPLIWDAATHFTDSVRYYFAIVQFNLPYINRYWPPLGSLFPLPAYAIFGVSPQIGTFAENGLSIVILVFALYKLSKYFGKIAAVASTFIVLTAPIILDQSITFMIDILLTATVMMTWYLLMESKGLSRRKYTVLEAVFFGLGLLAKWTFVLFVLVVLLYELAIAFGLEAKGHMVKLKHNMKAVENLALFEIVATFVAGWWYIPNLKILLNLVLYNSSVSGAIEGDPPVFTVQSTLY from the coding sequence TTGAATCAGTCAGAAGGAACAAGAGTCCGTCCAAACATCAAAGTACCTGATAGATATACAGGCATACTTATCCTCGTCACTGTGGGGCTCATAATTGTGATGGCATACAAATTGTTCCTGCAGGATACTCCTCCCCTCATATGGGACGCAGCGACACACTTCACGGACAGTGTGAGATACTACTTCGCCATCGTACAGTTCAACCTCCCGTATATCAATAGGTACTGGCCCCCGCTGGGGTCCTTGTTTCCTCTACCGGCATATGCCATCTTTGGAGTCTCCCCACAGATAGGAACATTCGCAGAGAACGGTCTGTCGATAGTTATACTCGTTTTTGCACTCTACAAGCTGTCAAAGTACTTCGGAAAAATCGCGGCAGTTGCTTCCACGTTCATCGTTCTCACAGCCCCGATTATCCTCGATCAGTCCATAACCTTCATGATAGACATCCTCCTCACTGCAACCGTAATGATGACCTGGTATCTCCTGATGGAATCGAAGGGGCTCTCCAGAAGGAAGTACACAGTCCTGGAGGCCGTGTTTTTTGGGCTCGGCCTCCTCGCCAAGTGGACGTTTGTGTTATTTGTGCTGGTAGTCTTACTCTACGAACTAGCAATCGCCTTTGGTTTAGAGGCAAAGGGGCATATGGTAAAGCTGAAGCACAACATGAAAGCCGTAGAAAACCTCGCTCTCTTCGAGATTGTGGCCACCTTCGTAGCGGGATGGTGGTACATACCCAATCTCAAGATACTGCTGAACTTGGTTCTGTACAACAGCAGTGTTTCTGGCGCCATAGAAGGGGACCCACCAGTATTCACAGTGCAGTCCACCCTCTACTAA
- a CDS encoding HAD-IIA family hydrolase: MIGIIFDMDGVMYRGKKPIDGAREVINFLKENGIPFAFLTNNSTKNARMYREKLLEMEIDVEKERIITSGYATARYLETHFEEGPIFVIGGKGLQEEIKKIGWPMISLEEAREGWREIKYVVVGLDPALTYEKLKYGTLAIRNGAHFIGTNPDTTYPTEEGLYPGAGSVIAALKASTEREPLIIGKPNEPAYNVVMEKLGDVDEVWMAGDRLDTDIAFAKRFGMKAVMVLTGVSTLKDVEKSEVKPDLIIPSVEELLEYLKVKVEASK; the protein is encoded by the coding sequence ATGATTGGTATAATATTTGACATGGACGGCGTGATGTATCGGGGCAAGAAGCCCATAGATGGAGCGCGGGAGGTAATAAACTTCCTGAAAGAAAACGGCATCCCCTTCGCCTTCCTCACCAACAACTCCACCAAGAACGCCCGAATGTACCGTGAGAAGCTCCTCGAGATGGAAATAGACGTTGAGAAAGAGCGAATCATCACCTCAGGCTACGCTACTGCCAGATACCTTGAGACCCACTTTGAGGAGGGGCCGATTTTCGTCATCGGTGGGAAAGGGCTCCAAGAGGAAATAAAGAAGATAGGCTGGCCGATGATAAGCCTCGAGGAAGCAAGGGAGGGGTGGAGGGAGATCAAATACGTTGTGGTCGGCCTTGACCCGGCCCTAACCTACGAGAAGCTCAAGTACGGAACGCTCGCCATAAGGAACGGGGCGCACTTCATCGGGACCAACCCCGACACAACTTACCCCACTGAGGAGGGCCTCTACCCTGGAGCTGGCTCGGTAATAGCGGCACTGAAAGCCTCAACCGAAAGGGAGCCCCTGATAATCGGCAAGCCCAACGAGCCTGCCTACAATGTAGTTATGGAGAAGCTTGGAGATGTGGACGAGGTCTGGATGGCCGGGGACAGGCTCGATACAGACATAGCCTTTGCCAAGAGATTCGGCATGAAAGCGGTGATGGTTTTAACCGGTGTCAGCACGCTGAAGGACGTCGAGAAGAGCGAGGTAAAACCCGACCTGATCATCCCGAGCGTGGAGGAGCTCCTCGAATACCTGAAAGTCAAAGTGGAGGCTTCCAAATGA
- a CDS encoding ferritin family protein: MNLGELLEKLIWQENELYNLYKLGETFATYERSEFVETFRLIAEEELRHRKTLEDMLSGGTLEGTAVIDYLDSLSLEPMLSDERAEPESLEELILEALVREKHSYELYTKLSEILDGSLSQIFRMMASEELKHAYRLRLVYEGL; encoded by the coding sequence ATGAACCTTGGGGAGCTGCTCGAAAAGCTCATCTGGCAGGAGAACGAGCTCTACAACCTGTACAAGCTCGGCGAAACGTTTGCCACCTACGAAAGGTCCGAGTTCGTTGAGACGTTCCGTCTTATAGCAGAGGAGGAACTGAGGCACAGGAAGACCCTCGAGGACATGCTCTCAGGGGGAACCCTTGAAGGAACGGCCGTGATAGACTACCTCGACTCCCTGAGCCTTGAACCCATGCTGAGCGACGAGAGGGCCGAGCCAGAAAGCCTTGAAGAGCTGATACTGGAAGCCCTCGTGAGAGAAAAGCACTCTTACGAGCTCTACACAAAGCTCTCTGAAATCCTGGACGGTTCCCTGAGTCAGATCTTCCGAATGATGGCCAGCGAGGAGCTCAAGCACGCCTACAGGCTCAGGCTGGTCTACGAGGGGCTTTGA
- a CDS encoding adenosylcobalamin-dependent ribonucleoside-diphosphate reductase, with the protein MAVEKVMKRDGRIVPFDKERIKWAIQRAMLEVGIRDEKLLNRVVRRVVKRVNELYDGQVPHIENIQDIVELELMRVGLFDVAKAYILYRKKKAEIREEKKKILNKDKLDEIDKRFSINALRVLASRYLIKNEKGEIIESPRELFERVAILAVIPDLLYDERVFNREGNHEQDLSKVEKYMEKLDEYDRKLSIGRFKLNKYHFKRFLNLYRELAQKGQMKVSIDEVIGMLENGAFDKYEDEIEEYFHLMTSQTFMPNTPALINSGRPLGMLSACFVVPIEDDMESIMKAAHDVAMIQKMGGGTGLNFSKLRPEGDLVGTTTGAASGPVSFMHLIDAVSDVIKQGGVRRGANMGILEVWHPDIEKFIHAKEKNIGTNVLSNFNISVGIWADFWEALREGKRYPLINPRTGEKVKEIDPKSLLEELAFMAWAKADPGVIFFDVINKRNVLEPAKGEKIRATNPCGEEPLYDYESCNLASINLAKFVKYDKEGTPYFDWDKYAYVIQKVAKYLDNAIDINKFPLPEIDYNTKLTRRIGVGMMGLADALFKLGIAYNSEEGFAFMRKANEYLTFYAYKYSVEAAKKRGPFPLYEKTRYKDGELPVEGYYHREIWTLPWDELVEEIKKYGVRNGMVTTCPPTGSVSMIADTSSGIEPIFALVYKKSVTVGEFYYVDPVFEAELKKRGLWNDEILRKISDNYGSVQGLEEIPEDIQRVFVTSMDIHWLDHILAQANIQLWLTDSASKTINMPNDATVEDVKAAYLLAYKLGCKGITVYRDGSLSVQVYSVEGEKKQRIKSKPSAYAVEKLKTVVEAEPWLAKFINVEGILNGTNGKEKKEAPSLSFSLNVPKAVKPETHEHPHHREPPEIPEEKIKELLGVTYCPVCYEKDGKLVELKMESGCATCPICSWSKCVIS; encoded by the coding sequence ATGGCTGTTGAAAAAGTGATGAAAAGGGACGGCAGAATTGTCCCATTTGATAAGGAGCGTATAAAATGGGCTATCCAAAGGGCAATGCTCGAAGTCGGTATCCGTGACGAGAAGCTTCTCAACAGGGTCGTCAGAAGAGTCGTCAAAAGGGTGAACGAACTCTACGACGGGCAGGTGCCCCACATAGAGAACATCCAGGACATAGTCGAGCTTGAACTGATGAGAGTGGGTCTCTTCGACGTCGCCAAGGCCTACATACTCTACCGCAAGAAGAAGGCCGAGATCAGGGAGGAAAAGAAGAAGATCCTCAACAAGGACAAGCTAGACGAGATAGACAAGCGCTTCTCCATCAACGCCCTCCGCGTTTTGGCGAGTAGATACCTCATAAAGAACGAGAAAGGTGAGATAATAGAAAGCCCGAGGGAGCTCTTCGAGAGGGTCGCGATTCTGGCGGTCATCCCTGATCTGCTCTACGATGAGAGGGTCTTCAACAGGGAAGGAAACCACGAGCAGGACCTAAGTAAGGTCGAGAAATATATGGAGAAACTCGACGAGTATGATAGAAAACTCTCAATCGGCAGGTTCAAGCTCAACAAGTACCACTTCAAAAGGTTCCTCAACCTCTACCGCGAGCTCGCCCAGAAGGGCCAGATGAAGGTCTCCATCGACGAAGTCATCGGGATGCTCGAGAACGGGGCCTTTGACAAGTATGAGGACGAAATAGAGGAGTACTTCCACCTGATGACGAGCCAGACCTTCATGCCGAACACGCCGGCCCTCATAAACTCAGGAAGGCCGCTCGGGATGCTCTCAGCATGCTTCGTCGTCCCAATAGAGGACGACATGGAGAGCATAATGAAGGCAGCACATGACGTGGCTATGATACAGAAGATGGGCGGGGGTACAGGTTTGAATTTCTCAAAGCTCCGCCCGGAGGGTGATTTAGTCGGGACCACCACTGGAGCAGCCTCTGGTCCTGTCAGCTTTATGCATCTCATCGATGCCGTCAGCGACGTGATAAAGCAGGGTGGAGTGAGAAGGGGCGCGAACATGGGCATCCTCGAAGTCTGGCATCCCGACATAGAGAAGTTCATCCACGCCAAGGAGAAGAACATCGGAACGAACGTTCTGTCCAACTTCAACATCAGCGTCGGCATATGGGCCGATTTCTGGGAAGCTCTGAGAGAGGGCAAGCGCTATCCGCTCATCAACCCGAGGACTGGTGAGAAGGTCAAGGAGATAGACCCCAAGAGCCTCTTAGAGGAGTTAGCTTTCATGGCCTGGGCCAAGGCCGATCCGGGAGTCATATTTTTCGATGTCATCAACAAGAGAAACGTTCTGGAGCCAGCAAAGGGCGAAAAGATACGCGCGACCAACCCCTGCGGAGAAGAGCCCCTCTACGACTACGAATCCTGTAATTTAGCCAGCATAAACCTCGCCAAGTTCGTCAAGTATGACAAAGAAGGCACGCCCTACTTCGACTGGGACAAGTACGCCTACGTAATCCAAAAGGTCGCCAAGTACCTCGACAACGCAATCGACATCAACAAGTTCCCGCTCCCGGAGATAGACTACAACACCAAGCTGACGAGGAGGATAGGCGTCGGAATGATGGGCCTAGCCGATGCCCTCTTCAAGCTCGGCATAGCCTACAACAGCGAGGAAGGCTTTGCCTTCATGAGAAAGGCAAACGAGTACCTTACCTTCTACGCCTACAAGTACAGCGTTGAGGCCGCGAAAAAGCGCGGACCCTTCCCGCTCTACGAGAAGACGAGGTACAAGGATGGGGAGCTTCCGGTCGAGGGTTACTATCACAGGGAAATCTGGACACTTCCATGGGATGAGCTGGTTGAGGAAATCAAGAAGTACGGCGTCAGGAACGGAATGGTGACCACCTGCCCGCCCACCGGTTCGGTCAGCATGATAGCCGATACCTCCAGTGGCATAGAGCCCATCTTTGCCCTCGTCTACAAGAAGAGCGTAACCGTTGGCGAGTTCTACTATGTTGACCCTGTCTTCGAGGCCGAACTGAAGAAGCGCGGCCTCTGGAACGACGAGATACTGAGGAAGATAAGCGACAACTATGGAAGTGTCCAGGGCCTCGAGGAAATCCCAGAGGACATACAGCGCGTTTTCGTCACCTCGATGGACATCCACTGGCTCGACCACATACTGGCTCAGGCCAACATCCAGCTCTGGCTTACAGACAGCGCGAGCAAGACCATCAACATGCCAAACGATGCCACCGTTGAGGACGTCAAGGCCGCCTATCTGCTCGCTTACAAGCTCGGCTGTAAGGGTATAACCGTCTACCGCGACGGCTCGCTTAGCGTTCAGGTTTACAGCGTTGAAGGAGAGAAGAAGCAGCGCATCAAGAGCAAACCGAGCGCTTACGCTGTCGAGAAGCTCAAGACCGTCGTTGAGGCCGAGCCGTGGCTGGCTAAGTTCATCAACGTCGAGGGCATACTCAACGGCACCAACGGCAAGGAGAAGAAGGAAGCTCCCTCACTCAGCTTTTCCCTGAACGTTCCAAAGGCGGTTAAGCCAGAAACTCACGAGCACCCCCACCACAGGGAGCCGCCAGAGATCCCTGAAGAGAAGATAAAGGAGCTCTTGGGAGTCACTTACTGTCCCGTCTGCTATGAGAAGGACGGAAAGCTCGTCGAGCTCAAGATGGAGAGCGGCTGCGCCACCTGTCCTATCTGCAGCTGGAGCAAGTGTGTGATAAGCTGA